One genomic region from Anatilimnocola floriformis encodes:
- a CDS encoding ester cyclase, giving the protein MSAENIAIARRWFEEVWNQRRAETIDELVTPDSLCYTDNGVIRGADEFRQQMYEPFLAAFPEIVIQVEDAIGQGDHVVVRWTAAAKHAGAGLGFASTGRDVQFRGLTWVQIRDGKFGVGWQSSNIPEVVRGLSLPQE; this is encoded by the coding sequence ATGTCTGCCGAAAACATTGCGATTGCTCGCCGGTGGTTTGAAGAAGTTTGGAACCAACGGCGGGCGGAGACGATCGACGAATTGGTGACTCCCGACAGCTTGTGCTACACCGACAACGGTGTGATTCGGGGCGCGGACGAATTTCGCCAGCAGATGTACGAGCCGTTTCTCGCGGCGTTTCCTGAAATCGTCATTCAAGTCGAAGATGCGATCGGCCAGGGCGATCACGTGGTGGTCCGCTGGACGGCAGCGGCCAAACACGCCGGCGCTGGCCTCGGCTTCGCCAGCACGGGCCGCGACGTGCAGTTTCGCGGCTTAACCTGGGTGCAAATCCGCGACGGCAAATTCGGCGTCGGCTGGCAGAGTTCGAATATTCCGGAAGTGGTTCGCGGACTTTCGCTGCCGCAGGAGTGA
- a CDS encoding helix-turn-helix domain-containing protein: protein MIRKAATKKPLKPAAEVRRLTAVREKFQSERPSLETLLASGEYDAMPQGEHFALMRAISELKEIRQHKKLSLANLAKRSGIDKAALSRLENGQNSNPTYSTLSAIARALGAELQIVVKGAK, encoded by the coding sequence ATGATCCGCAAAGCTGCTACCAAAAAGCCGTTGAAGCCTGCGGCAGAAGTCCGTCGCCTCACTGCGGTTCGCGAAAAATTCCAAAGCGAACGACCGTCGCTGGAGACCCTGCTGGCGTCCGGTGAATACGACGCGATGCCGCAGGGAGAGCATTTTGCTCTGATGCGGGCGATCTCTGAATTGAAAGAGATTCGTCAACATAAGAAGCTCTCGCTCGCCAACCTCGCCAAACGCTCGGGCATCGACAAAGCCGCCCTGAGCCGATTGGAGAATGGGCAAAACTCTAACCCCACGTATTCCACGCTCTCCGCCATCGCCCGCGCACTCGGTGCGGAACTGCAGATCGTAGTGAAGGGAGCGAAGTAA
- a CDS encoding DUF4258 domain-containing protein gives MDRDIQIIWDIEDDPQGNIQHIAEHDITVEEVEQVLLDPASQFASNRNPAGNKLTFGFTAAGRYLAVVWEHVGDDPLTVYPVTAYDAPEPRKRKAR, from the coding sequence ATGGATCGAGACATTCAGATTATCTGGGATATCGAAGATGACCCACAGGGAAACATTCAGCACATCGCCGAACACGACATCACTGTCGAAGAGGTAGAACAAGTGCTGCTGGATCCTGCGAGCCAATTTGCATCCAATCGGAATCCAGCGGGCAATAAGCTGACTTTCGGGTTTACCGCGGCGGGGCGCTACCTCGCAGTTGTTTGGGAACATGTCGGTGACGATCCGTTAACCGTCTACCCTGTTACAGCGTACGACGCGCCCGAGCCACGCAAACGGAAGGCAAGGTGA
- a CDS encoding alpha/beta fold hydrolase — translation MSRSLVCWLLLCALSSTAPLFAQTNSQWELHAIDAAAEYPACAVIDVNKDGKLDLVNGGFWFEAPTWKKHFLREVEVIRGRFDDYSNLPLDVNGDGWTDIVSVNYRSKSLFWLENPGEVIKTKPDTPWEKRLIDTPGPMETGRLADLDGDGDPDIVPNGIGFACWYEFDKGKFIKHDLLAELSSHGIGVGDINGDRRLDLIGTGGWLEAPADPRNGRWIWHAEFNLSRDASIPVLVHDVDGDGDADLIWGRGHQFGLYWLEQTKNDGNRDWERHTIDTEYSQFHSLLLADLDGDKKIELIAGKRYMGHEGKDPGEYDTLGIFSYKFLPKTRSWERTAIHTGGEVGFGVDPKAADVDGDGDIDLVMGDRDGFFLLENRLGKPVEGPPLTPPYPQPTVLDPSYHQRPLQKQLESKIEPVKIAADWAARKAEIRRGMELAMGKLPTPDRRVPLDVKIISEEETPEYTRVLLSYACERGDRTPAYLLIPKAVKANPGKRHPAMLCLHPTNKDGKLQTIGLVGEQTRHYGDQLAKLGFVCLVPDYPSFGDYKEYDFAQKDAGGKEPLYVSGTMKAIWTNVRALDLLETLDYVDAEKVGAIGHSLGGHNALFTAVFEPRIKCVVTSCGFTGFHDYYGGKLAGWTSDRYMPRIRDVYENNPDKMPFDFHEVLAAIAPRPIFVAAPLHDSNFDNPGVRKVIAAAGGVYELYGAKDKLTAIYPDCAHDFPDDVRAQVYDWLKKELK, via the coding sequence ATGTCTCGCTCGTTGGTGTGCTGGCTGTTGTTATGCGCGCTGAGCAGCACTGCTCCGCTGTTTGCCCAGACCAATTCGCAGTGGGAGTTGCATGCCATCGACGCCGCTGCCGAGTATCCGGCCTGCGCGGTGATCGACGTCAACAAAGACGGCAAGCTCGACTTGGTGAACGGCGGGTTTTGGTTTGAAGCACCCACGTGGAAGAAGCATTTTCTCCGCGAGGTGGAGGTGATCCGCGGGCGGTTCGATGACTATTCGAACTTGCCGCTCGATGTGAATGGCGATGGCTGGACCGACATCGTCAGTGTGAACTATCGCAGCAAGAGCCTCTTCTGGCTGGAGAACCCGGGCGAAGTCATCAAAACCAAACCCGACACGCCGTGGGAAAAACGGCTCATCGATACGCCCGGGCCGATGGAGACGGGCCGCCTCGCCGATCTCGATGGCGACGGCGATCCCGACATTGTGCCGAACGGAATCGGCTTCGCGTGCTGGTATGAGTTCGACAAAGGGAAGTTCATCAAGCACGACCTGCTGGCGGAACTTTCGAGCCATGGCATTGGCGTGGGCGATATCAACGGCGATCGGCGGCTCGATTTAATCGGCACCGGCGGCTGGCTCGAAGCGCCCGCCGATCCACGCAACGGCCGTTGGATCTGGCATGCCGAGTTCAATCTCTCGCGCGACGCGAGCATTCCCGTTCTCGTGCATGATGTCGACGGCGACGGCGATGCCGATTTGATCTGGGGCCGCGGCCATCAGTTCGGTTTGTATTGGCTCGAACAAACCAAAAACGATGGCAACCGCGACTGGGAACGCCACACGATCGACACCGAGTACTCGCAATTCCATTCGCTACTGCTCGCCGATCTCGATGGGGATAAAAAGATCGAGCTCATCGCCGGCAAACGCTACATGGGTCACGAGGGGAAAGATCCCGGCGAATACGACACGCTCGGTATCTTCTCTTATAAATTCCTGCCGAAGACCCGCAGTTGGGAGCGCACAGCGATTCATACTGGCGGCGAAGTTGGTTTTGGAGTCGATCCGAAGGCCGCCGATGTCGATGGCGACGGCGACATTGATCTGGTGATGGGTGATCGCGATGGTTTCTTCTTGCTGGAGAATCGATTGGGAAAACCCGTCGAAGGTCCGCCCTTGACGCCTCCTTATCCGCAGCCAACGGTGCTCGATCCGAGCTATCACCAGCGGCCACTTCAAAAACAGCTGGAGTCGAAAATCGAACCCGTCAAAATAGCGGCAGACTGGGCGGCCCGCAAAGCAGAAATTCGCCGCGGCATGGAACTCGCCATGGGCAAGCTCCCCACGCCCGATCGCCGTGTGCCGCTCGATGTAAAAATCATCAGCGAAGAGGAAACGCCCGAATACACGCGCGTGCTGTTGTCATACGCCTGCGAGCGCGGCGATCGCACGCCCGCTTATCTGCTCATTCCCAAAGCGGTGAAAGCAAACCCCGGCAAACGGCATCCTGCCATGCTTTGCCTCCATCCGACGAACAAGGATGGCAAGCTGCAAACGATCGGCCTTGTCGGCGAACAGACGCGGCATTATGGCGATCAGCTCGCGAAGCTCGGCTTTGTTTGCCTGGTGCCCGACTATCCCAGCTTCGGCGATTACAAAGAGTACGACTTTGCTCAGAAGGACGCCGGCGGCAAAGAACCGCTCTACGTCAGCGGCACGATGAAGGCGATTTGGACGAACGTCCGCGCGCTCGACTTGCTCGAGACGCTCGACTACGTCGACGCCGAAAAAGTCGGTGCGATCGGCCATTCACTGGGTGGCCACAACGCGCTCTTCACCGCCGTGTTCGAGCCGCGCATTAAGTGCGTCGTGACGAGCTGCGGCTTCACGGGCTTTCACGATTACTACGGCGGTAAGCTCGCCGGTTGGACCAGCGACCGCTACATGCCGCGGATTCGCGACGTCTACGAAAACAATCCGGACAAGATGCCGTTCGACTTCCACGAAGTCCTCGCCGCCATCGCCCCGCGGCCGATCTTCGTCGCGGCCCCGCTGCACGATTCCAACTTCGACAATCCGGGCGTTCGCAAAGTCATCGCCGCCGCCGGCGGTGTGTACGAACTCTACGGTGCGAAAGACAAACTCACGGCCATCTATCCCGACTGTGCCCACGACTTTCCTGATGACGTTCGGGCGCAGGTTTATGATTGGTTGAAGAAGGAATTGAAGTAG